A stretch of the Archangium violaceum genome encodes the following:
- a CDS encoding ABC transporter ATP-binding protein: MGFLRPHRRTVAIILLLVLTSAGLSAIEPLVLKHVFDQLGSHGSLKAVLIAVAGLVGIGLVREVLGATSNWLTWRTRIAVHFSLNEATVTRLHRLPLSFHREEGVGAIMTKLDRGMQGFVGAITELAFNVIPAATYLIVSVIIMFRLDWRLALLALSFAPIPVLIARRAAPVQTQREQTLMDRWTKIYARFNEVLSGIVTVKSFAMEEREKQRFLHDVREANSVVTRGVAFDATVGASQSITVLVARVASIGFGGMLVLRGEITSGTLVAFLGYIGGLFGPVQGLSGVYKTLRTASVAINQVFSILDAQDRLGDAPDAEEVTGVRGEVAFENVHFAYPSSSGPNKPLINGIDLEVKPGETIALVGPSGAGKTTLMSLLCRFYDPVEGVVRIDGKDIRSLKQMSLRRHIGVVLQDSLLFNESVRNNIAYGRPNASMEEIEAVARAAHAHEFITRLPQGYDTVVGERGNRLSAGERQRVSIARSLLKNPPILILDEPTSALDAESEALVQEALGKLMKGRTTFAIAHRLSTVVDADRILVLKGGRIIEEGNHAQLMRLDGYYASLVRRQTRGLLPELPSLPEPQRTTSAVA, encoded by the coding sequence ATGGGTTTCCTCCGCCCGCACCGGCGCACGGTCGCCATCATCCTCCTGCTCGTCCTGACCTCCGCGGGCTTGAGTGCGATCGAACCACTGGTGCTCAAGCACGTCTTCGATCAGCTCGGCTCGCACGGCTCCTTGAAGGCGGTGCTCATCGCCGTGGCGGGCCTGGTGGGCATCGGCCTGGTGCGTGAGGTCCTCGGCGCCACCTCCAACTGGCTCACCTGGCGCACGCGCATCGCCGTGCACTTCTCGCTCAACGAGGCCACGGTCACGCGTCTCCACCGGCTCCCGCTGAGCTTCCACCGCGAGGAGGGCGTGGGCGCCATCATGACGAAGCTCGACCGTGGCATGCAGGGCTTCGTGGGCGCCATCACCGAGCTGGCCTTCAACGTCATCCCGGCGGCGACCTACCTCATCGTCTCCGTGATCATCATGTTCCGGCTGGATTGGCGTCTGGCGCTGCTCGCGCTGTCATTCGCGCCCATCCCGGTGTTGATCGCCCGCAGGGCGGCACCCGTGCAGACCCAGCGGGAGCAGACGCTCATGGACCGCTGGACGAAGATCTACGCCCGCTTCAACGAGGTCCTCTCGGGCATCGTGACGGTGAAGAGCTTCGCCATGGAGGAGCGCGAGAAGCAGCGCTTCCTGCACGACGTGCGCGAGGCCAATTCCGTGGTCACCCGCGGCGTCGCCTTCGACGCGACCGTGGGCGCCAGCCAGAGCATCACCGTGCTCGTCGCGCGCGTGGCGTCGATTGGCTTTGGCGGCATGCTCGTGCTTCGCGGGGAGATCACCTCCGGTACCCTGGTGGCGTTCCTCGGTTACATCGGCGGCCTCTTCGGTCCGGTCCAGGGCCTGAGCGGCGTGTACAAGACCCTGCGGACCGCCTCGGTGGCGATCAACCAGGTCTTCTCCATCCTCGACGCCCAGGATCGTCTCGGTGACGCTCCGGATGCCGAGGAGGTCACGGGCGTGCGGGGCGAGGTGGCGTTCGAGAACGTGCACTTCGCCTACCCGTCCTCGTCGGGTCCCAACAAGCCGCTCATCAACGGCATCGACCTCGAGGTCAAGCCGGGCGAGACGATCGCACTGGTAGGCCCGAGCGGCGCGGGCAAGACGACGCTGATGAGCCTGCTGTGCCGCTTCTATGATCCGGTGGAGGGCGTGGTGCGCATCGACGGCAAGGACATCCGCTCGCTCAAGCAGATGTCGCTGCGGCGCCACATCGGCGTGGTGCTACAGGACTCGCTGCTCTTCAACGAGAGCGTGCGCAACAACATCGCCTACGGGCGGCCGAACGCCTCGATGGAGGAGATCGAGGCCGTGGCTCGCGCCGCGCACGCGCACGAGTTCATCACGCGCCTGCCGCAGGGCTATGACACCGTGGTGGGCGAGCGTGGCAATCGCCTGTCCGCGGGTGAGCGCCAGCGCGTCTCCATCGCGCGCTCGCTCCTGAAGAATCCGCCGATCCTCATCCTGGACGAGCCCACCAGCGCGCTCGACGCGGAGAGCGAGGCGCTCGTGCAGGAGGCACTGGGCAAGCTGATGAAGGGCCGTACCACCTTCGCCATCGCCCACCGGCTCTCGACGGTGGTGGACGCGGACCGCATCCTCGTGCTCAAGGGCGGGCGGATCATCGAGGAAGGCAACCACGCGCAGTTGATGCGCCTGGATGGCTACTATGCCTCGCTGGTGCGCCGGCAGACCCGTGGACTGCTGCCCGAGTTGCCCTCCCTCCCCGAGCCGCAGCGGACTACCTCCGCGGTCGCCTAG
- a CDS encoding DUF4150 domain-containing protein, with protein MTKVTVNFPKTPVTQGSSGVAAATLPNVCKMPGPPAPFVPTPLPNIGKSGDSPQGYSKTVTIEGNPVAITDASFGSQGDMASKGTGGGLISSNTHGPTKFLGPGSMNVKIEGKNVQLLGDPMLNNCGPSGSPANAATMTGIIQASGVMAVIYGDDAPCGLCGKTHPLEAGEETQTAIATLLERLQKAIDAQKQQILEYANSKREERDKERRFEELNRKNTDENRRSGKGPNPAERAELARLPGELSTLSGKIAALEDFFCRNAVLRYNRDRKSYVKGYMVGAMVCVCKGQKLAACSGQAPPGFVEVVRSVGFECASQPVDSAIEREVWDCAAKQIMEKHRGHSPKQLIERLFYPAVEGFKPDRGPKIKFRVRKEDLHTKKLSEPEEHEQIFKNGENVPSCADCQEKLPAMYCKTNCT; from the coding sequence ATGACCAAGGTCACCGTCAATTTCCCGAAGACACCCGTCACCCAGGGCAGCTCGGGCGTCGCCGCGGCCACGCTGCCCAACGTCTGCAAGATGCCGGGCCCGCCGGCCCCTTTCGTGCCCACGCCCTTGCCGAATATCGGCAAGAGCGGCGACTCTCCCCAGGGCTACTCCAAGACGGTGACCATCGAGGGGAACCCCGTTGCCATCACCGACGCCAGCTTCGGCAGCCAGGGCGACATGGCCAGCAAGGGTACGGGGGGAGGTCTCATCTCCAGCAATACCCATGGCCCCACGAAGTTCCTTGGCCCCGGCTCGATGAACGTCAAAATCGAGGGCAAGAACGTGCAGTTGCTGGGCGACCCCATGCTCAACAACTGCGGCCCCTCGGGCAGCCCCGCCAATGCCGCCACGATGACGGGCATCATCCAGGCCTCCGGAGTCATGGCGGTCATCTACGGTGACGACGCGCCGTGCGGACTCTGCGGGAAGACGCACCCGCTGGAAGCCGGCGAGGAGACGCAGACGGCGATAGCAACACTGCTTGAACGGCTGCAGAAGGCCATCGACGCCCAGAAGCAACAGATTCTCGAGTATGCCAATTCAAAGAGAGAGGAGAGAGATAAAGAGCGAAGGTTTGAAGAGCTAAACAGAAAGAACACGGACGAAAACAGAAGAAGCGGGAAAGGACCAAACCCTGCCGAGAGAGCAGAGCTGGCAAGACTGCCGGGCGAACTTTCAACTCTTTCGGGCAAAATCGCTGCCCTCGAAGACTTCTTCTGCAGAAACGCCGTGCTTCGATACAACAGAGACCGTAAATCCTACGTCAAGGGCTATATGGTTGGCGCCATGGTCTGTGTGTGTAAAGGCCAGAAGCTCGCGGCCTGCTCAGGCCAAGCGCCTCCCGGCTTCGTGGAAGTCGTAAGGTCAGTGGGCTTCGAGTGTGCAAGCCAGCCCGTCGACTCAGCGATTGAGAGAGAAGTCTGGGACTGTGCCGCCAAGCAGATCATGGAGAAGCACAGAGGACACAGCCCCAAACAACTTATCGAGCGCCTATTCTACCCAGCGGTAGAAGGCTTTAAGCCCGACAGGGGACCCAAGATTAAATTCAGGGTTCGGAAAGAAGACCTGCACACCAAGAAACTCTCCGAACCAGAGGAGCACGAGCAGATATTCAAAAATGGCGAGAACGTCCCATCGTGTGCGGACTGCCAGGAGAAGCTTCCGGCAATGTACTGCAAAACAAATTGCACCTGA
- a CDS encoding SMI1/KNR4 family protein, protein MRAFVEFVEKYRPGFSKEIVPADEIDIAILEKKAGPLPGAYRRFLETMGASMGELELAEASFSIDGALDVYSSKTWLQHGRYIPVAGDNGPSSFDWFLDRSNPHGPDDCLVVRRALEKNYPPEASSPKYVGLEEFLYYEAFKELRLPQLPFRRKFSSPEDVKAAAEYRSDAITKLAEERGFMRISPVEHCALYERGDAALLLYRHPTRPTFSFILGCEDSAEMERLARDFEARTGLKGIVTR, encoded by the coding sequence ATGAGAGCATTCGTCGAATTCGTCGAAAAATACCGCCCCGGCTTCTCCAAGGAAATTGTCCCGGCGGATGAAATCGACATCGCAATCCTGGAGAAAAAAGCGGGCCCCCTTCCAGGTGCATATCGTCGTTTCCTGGAGACCATGGGAGCGAGCATGGGTGAACTTGAACTCGCCGAGGCATCCTTCTCCATTGACGGAGCCCTCGATGTCTATAGCTCCAAGACATGGCTACAACATGGGCGATACATTCCTGTGGCTGGAGATAATGGGCCCTCCAGCTTCGATTGGTTCCTTGATCGTTCGAATCCTCATGGACCCGATGACTGCCTGGTGGTCCGAAGGGCACTGGAGAAGAACTACCCCCCGGAAGCCAGTTCTCCCAAGTACGTGGGGCTGGAGGAATTTCTCTACTACGAAGCCTTCAAGGAGCTTCGCCTGCCACAGTTGCCCTTCCGGCGGAAGTTCTCCTCACCGGAGGACGTCAAGGCTGCGGCCGAATACCGCTCGGATGCAATAACGAAGCTGGCGGAAGAGAGGGGCTTCATGCGCATTTCGCCCGTCGAGCACTGCGCGCTGTACGAGCGAGGAGACGCCGCGCTGCTACTCTACCGACACCCAACGCGGCCCACCTTCTCATTCATTCTGGGCTGCGAAGATTCGGCGGAGATGGAGCGACTGGCCCGGGATTTCGAGGCGCGAACGGGACTGAAGGGCATCGTCACGAGGTAG
- a CDS encoding Gfo/Idh/MocA family protein produces MMCVALIFICGSYGVAHRPLDALLELGLDGLVFHNAYGPDKAWFYDPKLAGGGCVMDLGIHLVDLAFSTKGGAAFRNVNGSFYDFTADLFWGTRRERLADPPDAWGGRAAVDWATRLAHGARFDPESERLVQVAGALDRIYG; encoded by the coding sequence ATGATGTGTGTTGCCCTCATTTTCATCTGCGGTTCGTATGGGGTTGCGCACCGGCCGCTCGACGCGCTGCTCGAGCTGGGGCTCGACGGACTGGTCTTCCACAACGCCTACGGCCCGGACAAGGCATGGTTCTATGATCCGAAGCTCGCGGGCGGCGGGTGCGTGATGGACCTGGGCATCCACCTGGTCGACCTGGCCTTCTCGACGAAGGGCGGCGCCGCGTTCCGCAACGTGAACGGCTCGTTCTACGACTTCACGGCGGACCTGTTCTGGGGCACCCGGCGTGAGCGCCTCGCGGATCCGCCGGATGCATGGGGAGGCCGGGCCGCGGTGGACTGGGCCACGCGCCTGGCCCATGGGGCCCGCTTCGATCCGGAGTCCGAGCGTCTCGTCCAGGTGGCGGGCGCGCTCGATCGCATCTACGGCTGA